The Alosa alosa isolate M-15738 ecotype Scorff River chromosome 3, AALO_Geno_1.1, whole genome shotgun sequence nucleotide sequence TTCCTGTGTAGGTGCCCTGGCTTCACATGCTCTATGCAGCGATTGGAGCCATTGTCTACACACTGGTGAGTTTTCAAATGGTCTCCTTACTGGGATATGTGTATTAGATACCTCCTCTCCACATGTTAACACGTTTTTATGCTCTGGTTCCTCCTTCAGTTCTTGGCGTACGACACCCAGTTGCTCATAGGAAACCGATCATATGCCATCAGCCCAGAGGAGTATATCTTTGGAGCGCTGTCGCTCTATGTTGACATTGTCCAGATCTTTACCTTTCTTTTACAACTCACTGGGTCCTCGTCAGATTAGGCGGATGAACCCATCtccaagaaagagaaaaaaaagtgttttaaaTTACCTCATGAGTTGGTAGGTCACCTATCTGAGCAAAAGTGTTTCCAGTATAAATATAAAGCATGTTGTATTGATAACCATGGCACTTTATAATTCATTGGCATGCTTAATTAGCAATAAAACCCATTGTAACCAGTACTGCACCTATTACATTGTAGCTAAGGTCCAGGTTTGAGTCCACTATgaatttttttatcatttattcTTGTATCAAACTGTTCTTTTATCAAATATTATTAGTTGTTTGTCATTCTTACACATAGTTTCTTTGCACTTACTGAAagacaaaattacattttaactaTGGTAATCTGACATAAACAAGAGGATTGTGGAGTGATTTTTACAATTGTACACTAcaatgtggacatacagttgtcgctgaaattgttggtattcttccacaaaaaaaaaaaaaaaaacctcattgTTCATTCCATGTGTAATGCAAATTAGACTTTAATTATAacagaatatttaaaaaatatttaaataaaactaATGAAAATGGCAGTGGCAAAAATGATGGGACCCTTCACATAATGTGTATTGCACAACACAGAAATGATTGCATTTTAGCCATTAATTCCAGTCTGgctatttttatgtttttttttttttttcaatggtggAGTCCTGTCTAATGTTGTTGTCTGTTGATTTTTTTGTTCTATGTTCATTTAGGTGCACACAATGATAGACATTTTAATAGGCTGAATGCCTGAAAACAAGATCAAATACATCTGTACTACCAATTAAGGTGAAACTGCTTTACGCATAATTATAATTCAATCATTTATGTACCAACAAATCTCACTGAGCCATTTTAGAATATCAATGTATTAAACAACAATGATGGCTTTTTAAACTTGTTACTGTTACATACCAAAGGCATACAGCTATACATTTCATCACTTAAGGATACAATGAAGTATTCCTTAAATAATCTAAAGGGTACCAACAAATGCAGCCACAAGTGTACATTGTGGTCATCCAACCGTCCGCATACAACACTGTACATCCCTAATTATGAAATATTTTATGTCATCTCAAGACGAAGATGACAGATCATAGAATCACCTGTAGCCTATCTGCAAAATAAGAAATTTGGCTCCAAATCAACCATCTACATTTTCTGAATTACATATACTAGTCATTCTTGAGGAATTTTTTCTGCTGTCTCAAGGTAGTAGCAGACTGATGTAGAATATACAGTTAAGTTCTCAAACATGGTCATCTTATCAGCCTTTGTAAGAACAAAGCATGAACAAATTATTTTGTTGAGAATGTGTCTTGTAATGCTTAATGGAAAGGTGTCCATCCGGAATACCAATTTATTGGTATTCACTATGACTGCAGTTGTGGCAATACCAAGATGGTCAATAGGAAGTAAATAACAGTAATTGTGATGTAATAATCATTTCATAAATGAACTATGATGAAGTGACATGTGAAAATCATTATCTTATGAGTGGATGCAAAGTAGCTATTGATTTGGAAACCATTACTTCCAGTATATTTGTGACCAACTACATAGCTGATAAAATACCATTTCTCTATCAGTACTAGTAAGCTGGACTTAATTACCAAGGAGCTAGCACAAAGGTGTTGATCAACTGAGTGAAttgcaaaatgtattttatacttaatatatattaaaaatatctATGATAGTCAGTTTCTTCAGTCATTGAGCAAGATGCACTTCACCTACCGTATACTGATGTGTAACACGCAATTACTCCCTTTAAAGTTTTCAGATGTGAACTGAGCGAAGTATGCATTTTACTTGGCAAGCGCTCCAGAGAGCAACGTTTGGGTCTACAATTTCCCTATGTCTGCAAGGACTCATTCTATCTACAGACTCTGTTAATAAAAAGACAATTACTCAACACAGACGTAATCACAACTCAATCACCTGCACAGCACTGGCCAGTAATGAAGGTAATGAAATGAGCTGCGTGTCCCTCAGTCTGTGGACTTTTTCaattatcaacacacacataatgagcAGCACCTCCGAGTTGATTTCAACTTCTATTTCCTTCAACTTGCGGTTTATCATTATGGCTTGCCAAAATCCATGTTCATTAGTGCAGCCAATTTACCAACGAAAAGAGGCCTCTGACATATGCTAAAGGTATGATTGGAGTCCAccctagaaaaaaaaaaaaaacaactactGGGAAATAACAAAAGTAATAAACAAAATgtgtaaaaacaaaaagaacaaaGGCCACATGACTGCATGAATAGGGAAAGATGAACCCCAACTGCTCCAGAAAAGATTATTCCATTTGTACAGTAAGTCATTATATGGTGTAATGAATGTGGAtttatttcaaagaaattacccATGGAGGTGAATATTAATGCAAGTTTGCTTTTAGAATAgctgtttgtatttatttatttacttttaaaaacatttattacAATTAACACTTAGGTACCATTAAAACAATGATTTATCCCGACAGTCAAACTTCTTTAGTGTCAAAAGTAGCAAAGTTAGACTTGTAGAAAAGTGTCAGACTATCTCTGAAAGACCTCCTAACACTAGAGGCTGGCCTAAGTGAGAACTGCATTGTATGTTTATTACTGTCGATCTAGTCGGTCCAACTAGATCATTTAGGACACTTTGATTCCCTTTGAGTGAATGACATTTATATTAGTTTTCGATTTTATCTATCAGCCTGCAGACCTTCCATCTTACTACAGTTTAGTACTTAGTTTGAAAAGGGTACCCGGATACTTTGTGAATTACGTTGGGACACTGCAGTGTGGTGGCACTTGACCATTCCCTGCTTTGTCGCATATAAGAGAATGGCAGCGATGTTAAGACAAGCTCTGCAAGTAATCGCACTCTGGTGAGCCTCTTAAGGAGTGAGGCGCTTGGGGTCGCGGGGGAACATGGACGTCTGGCGGACATTGTGGAGTCCCAGGTACAGCATGGTCACTCTCTCCAGCCCTGAGGGGGATAGAGGGGACAGGCTTATCAGTGGGGGAAAAGATCAAGGAAATTTACCTAGGCAacttcatcaattcaagacaggTCAGAAAGTCAGTACTGCAGCAAAGTTGGGATGGGAATATCTTACCAATTCCACCACCAGCATGTGGAGGAGCTCCGTACCGGAAGGAATCGATGTACGCCTTGATCTTCTCCAGGTCTGCAAAGAAGACAAATGTCAAAATATCAAGGTCATATTTTCAGAGTGATTAGCATGTCCTTTGACAAACAATAGGGCCATATCAACTGTGCCAGTGCAAACCCCCTCCTATTGAGGTTTGCagatatagaacatgtatgtatcaaatgTTAGTGgtgtcttaacagttacatgaagtttaaacttgtgctctCCATTGATCAGCAGTAATGGGCATCGCAACACGTGCACTCTCTGAGTTCCACAGGGCGGACAGGATCCTCCTCCCTGGctctgtcatgaacatgtcctTTGACAAACAATAGGGCCATATCAACTGTGCCAGTGCAAACCCCCTCCTATTGGGTTGGAGTATTTGCTGCGCTCTCTCCGGAAGCACAGCAGATGAGCCGTCAGGGAGTTGGAGTATTTCTGCAGGACATCATTCATGGAACCGAAGAGAAAGGTTCAGGCCAAGCTCAAACCTACCTTGTCGGTCGGATCAGGCATCGTGTAGAAAGGTCTGACAGCCAGGGGGTATTTGTCCAGCACATAGAAGTCAGTGTCATACTGTAGAGAATACAAGAGAAGAAAATGCACAAAATGGTCATGTGTATGGACTTTCATCTGTACATGTGTATGGACTTTCATCTGTAGCAAGGAAAAGGAAAGTAGTTTCATACCTTTTCTTTCACAAGACGGCCAAGCAGCTTTTCATTAGGCGTGCTgcaaaggggagagaaagaaaatcatAGACATACTGTAGCTATAACAGAAGTGGTTAACATAAAATCAATTCTTTCTTTAAATTCAGCTCTCTATACCGGTAACTTTCGGTTTTACAGCTAGTACTCTGTTCAGTAAATGCATGAAACTCTAGGATACAGCAGTAAATTCTGACCTCAGGTCCTCCTCGTCCCCCATCTCCACTCCTGCTGCCCGTAGCATGGCAACGCCCTCCGTGTACTCCAGCCTCAGAGTGGGCTCCAGGAACTTGAAGGGCTCACTGGGGTACTGCTTATTCACTGTCTGGATCTCCGTCTGGAacctgtctctcacacacacacacacacacacacacacacacacacacacacacacacacacacacacacacacacacacacacacacacacacacacacacaaacaaacaatgaaatGCTGAGTGTGATCCAATCTACTCCACATATTACCAGTAGAGGGCAGCAGAGCTTTACATCACATTTGTGTAAGAGAACACGTGGTATGTCATGCAACAGTTGCAAAGAGAACAAAAGTACAAATGAAACTGGGAAAAAGTCACAGTTCCACTTTTTCAGTGGAAAATGCTTCACAGTTGCGTCATCATACAGCTGGTTAGCACAAACTGCCTTCATGCATCAACATGTGTAGCTTTCAACATCAACCACATACTTTCCATCCACACACAGTAAGTGATGAACACCATAAAAGCACATCAGAAGAAGCTGCAATAAAGGTGCTCACTTGTCTCTAAGACCTTTGAAGATCTGCACCATGGTGTCAGTGATGGAGTCGATGACCTCATGGTAATGGTAGTTGAAGGCCATCTCAATATCCAGGCCCACAAACTCAGTCAAGTGACGATGAGTGTTTGAATCCTCAGCcctgaaaactgaaaatgcGATGGGTTACTACACATGACAGTGTTGGGCACAATTACATGACACATTATTTTACTCACTTTGATCATTTTATCACAGAGGCAAAATGAACATCATCAAAACAAGTACAACATTGAACAGCTATGGCCACTGTACACTCCTCAGAATACTGATGTTTTTAACTTCGGTATTATTATCACTACCCCTTCTTGACCAGTGGGGGTCACTGTTGAGCTGAGGCGGTGAGGATTGAGACCCATGAGTTCCACGAGGAGTGGGGTTTCTCattccaaacaaacaaaatgaaaaatattctACATTGAAGAGCATGTCAAGGAATCTGTCTATGAGTCAGCTAACCCCAGCCAGTAGTGTGAGATGGTAGAATCAAGGCAGCCTTTCGTTTTATTTGCCAATTTTCTCACTGAGGCAAAACGTGTTCACATTTCTTTAAACCCTTGGATCAATCGTGAACCACCGAGGAGAATcacttttttaaaaagactGATGTGTCCAGATACGCCATTTTCACCTTCACAAACAGCTCAGAAAAAGCTGAACATGTCTTGCTATTTATTACATAACCGATATGTTCGCACATCAAAAGAATTGTCAGTTACACACCAAGCTGTGTGAAATACCCAGTTGCAAGGTTTGCATCTGTGGTGCCGTTTCATTGAGCTGTTGTTCTAACCTAAAGTTTAACTCCCCGGTGGTTTCCAGAGCATAGGGGCTATGGGGTACTTTCTAGACTGCTGATGCAATGTGCATTGATGCTGGAGTAAGGCTTACTGAACACACACTGAGGactgggagagagtgagagtgtgtgcaggggtggggggggggattagGGTAGTTGGGGTACTTACCAGGTCCCACACAGAAAACTTTGTCAAAATCAGCACAGATGCACATCTGCTTGTAGAGCTGGGGAGACTGGGCCAGGTAGGCGCTGGTTTTGAAGTAGGACACGGTGAACACGTTGGCACCCCCCTCGCTGGCAGCTAAGGGGAGAGGAGCGTTAGTTAGGGCACTGTAGCACTTGCTAGAGACACGCGTCTGTTTCGGTGGTGCATCTGCGGCCAGTGAGCTATTGTTAGAGAAGTACATCTGATTGACGTTTTTTGTGGTGGGCTTGAGGGCTCTGAATGGTCTGTCTAAGAACACTGTGTACCAGAGCATGGGATGCATGGTGTGAACTGGGCGTGTGCGCCGGAAATGTGGTTTTGGGGCGTACGTGGTGTTGGGTCCTTTCGCAGCTGGGGCTTGGCATTTGAGCGCCAAATTTAAACATACAACCGCCAAGGATGCACATTTCCATTGGCTACCGCAGAGATATTATTGAGGAAGTAGTAGTAACTAGCACCCCCCGACCCcaccacaccacgcacacacacactctttcacatttCAAACCGCCAAAGTGTTGCAACTGTGTTTTGAAAGACTGAAATCATTACTATCACTTGCTCCACCTCTTCAAACGCCTGATTGGCAGTCCAAAAAAGGATCATATATAAGGCTGTAGAAATCTCGACTTGACTCACCACACGCAATGTGCGCCTTGTTTTGTTGCTATGGCCCTAGGACCTTGAGACAAGGCTCTCACACAAGCCACTTGACTTCAGAAAGAACATCGGCTAAGCCCCAGCCAAAAAGCAGGACAATGGGGGaaagaagctgtgtgtgtgtgttgctgagctCATCAGTAACTGTCATTCCCTCCATGCACCCACACATGGCCCTGACACCATTCTACCCATTCTGCCGGCACATCAGGCCTTATTGACACGGCGTCAGTAAGACTCCATTTTCTGCTGATATCAGGGGATGTGCGAACCAGGGCTCCCTATCTGATGTATGAGGTGGCCTCCTCTCTGATAAATGCCTTACCCAGCTCCTGCTCTGACAGTTTTGGCCACTGTTTCTTGTCCTTCCCCACATGAAAAAAGAGGCTCGCCTTGGAAGTACCAGCCCCAACCGCAGTCTAGGAGCGGTGGCGGGTGACTGATTAGGCACAGCTCTGTGTGGGAGAGCGGCAGTTGGGAGGCCGAGTGCACAGCCCCACCACCGTCTCCCATCTCTGGCCACAGATAAAGACAACGTGCATCTTCACATCCACTCTGTAACGGCCACACACCAGTTCATGGGAACCCAGCAGAAGTacagcgtgcgtgtgtgtgtgtgtgggttacgtgtgaaagtgtgtgtgtgtgtttgtgtgtgaaaaaagtacagcgtgcgtgtgtgtgtgtgtacgtgtgtgaaagtgtgctcTTTATGGGGAGGTAAACTCCACTAGATCTACTTAAGGCACTACCACACGGGCCACACAGCTTTAACAGACTCATACAGGTTTTGTGATGGAAAAAGAAAGCgggtataatttttttttttttttttttttttttttaaagtgagtGTGATGTATCGTGTGAAAGTGAAAGCAAGTGTGAAAGGTATACCGGAGATGATCTTGGGGGTCTGAATCTCCACGAAGCCCTTGTCGGTGAGTGTGTCTCGGAAGAGCTGGCAAACACCGGACTGCAGGCGAAAGATGGCCTGGCTGGTGGTCGTCTGGGGGAGGACAGAGGAAAAGGGACAGCATTGCATCAAATGCCCATCAACTAGCGGAAGGAAGCCGTGATTCATATCAGATCACTGAGCCTCCCTGCACAGTTTCAGCTAAAAATGGTTGGaagtttaaagcaacaccaaagagttttttgtaccttaaaataatgtttccaaaatcgtttcagtggttcatcaacttgtaacacggtgaacggcacttctgtattcgcttcgcagccctctatcggctataaccgcactatgtaagtttgtaGTTCGAtgaaatgagacataagaaactacaaatttgacttaggtttgatgtcgcaatacatcgtactttcataaatcatgcaacatattctaccttgtctgtggacattgttatttgcaaagccgttgctggataaacaaatagcatgcgtgcgacagagggaaagttctttggtgttgctttaaaacaaAGCCACCACGGCTTACTAGTGTTAAAATGGGTAAAACTAGATCAATCTGAGGTGGTACGAAACTGCCAAGAGTCTACACAAAACCGCATCACTGACTCGACAAGTACAGGAAGAGTACATCTGAACTGAACCACTGCTCCATGTagtcaccaaaaaaaaaaggcagcAGGATAAAAGCCATGTCTGCCTGCAACACCACACCCaagtcactacacacacacacacacacacacacacgcctgagtTGCTCCCTTCAGCCACTCACTGCACCACAAAAGGCGTTGAAATTCAACTTTGCTCATTCGCTCAGTTCATCGACCGGGTCCCTGCTGATAACCAGTGATGTGATCCAGTCGTTCCTTTTCAGACTGGTGCTCGCCTGACACCAGGCAAACAACACTCAAATTCACAGCCAGGAAAGGGATGAAACACCCAAGTTGTCCTTCAGTGTCTCACAAAAAAGCTGGGGGAAATCTGTGCAGTCAGTGCATGCTAAGGcacaaaagaataaaataaaaactgaTAAAATATTAAAGTTCTAGATGTCAAATATTTATTGAAAACTCTAAAATGTGTTATTCACACTCTCTTGCCACTTTCAACACTCTCTTTCCACTTTACGTTCAAAGACTTGATGAGCGTAGGCAGGcggctttctctctttctcacccttgTTTTCACACTTCTCCATATTTGCCTTCACAGTGGGGGGTTGGGTAAAGCACAGGGACACTTTACGTCACTGTGTTGTTGAAGAGATGGTGTCAACCAAA carries:
- the dars1 gene encoding aspartate--tRNA ligase, cytoplasmic, translated to MRVSIPSLCGLSDFRGFSQVAVSNHTGRLVLVMTKEELKGASEEEQQAQSKKGLKKAQKEAEKAAKKAEKQAKLAAEQQSTDEDDFAKDRYGVSPMVQSQEKLDRVLVRVQQLTPERADQLIWVRARVHTSRAKGKQCFLVLRQQQFNVQALVAVGDRASKQMVKFAANINKESIVDVEAMVRKVDQKIESCSQQDVELHIERIFVISQAEPRLPLQLEDAVRPEGEGDEEGRATVNQDTRLDNRVIDLRTTTSQAIFRLQSGVCQLFRDTLTDKGFVEIQTPKIISAASEGGANVFTVSYFKTSAYLAQSPQLYKQMCICADFDKVFCVGPVFRAEDSNTHRHLTEFVGLDIEMAFNYHYHEVIDSITDTMVQIFKGLRDKFQTEIQTVNKQYPSEPFKFLEPTLRLEYTEGVAMLRAAGVEMGDEEDLSTPNEKLLGRLVKEKYDTDFYVLDKYPLAVRPFYTMPDPTDKKYSNSLTAHLLCFRRERSKYSNPIGGGLHWHS